The DNA window GCGCCCCGAACGACGGCTGCTCACCGTCGTCCTCGCCCTCGGCACGGCCAGCGTCGCCCTGACCGTGGCCGGGCCCAAGATCCTCGGCCAGGCCACCGACCTCATCTTCTCCGGCATCATCGGCGCCCAGCTCCCCGCCGGCGTCACCAAGGAGCAGGCCGTGGCCGGGCTGCGCGCCCGCGGCCAGGACACCTTCGCCGACATGGTCGCGGCCATGCACGTGGTGCCCGGGCAGGGCATCGACTTCGACGCGCTCGCGTACGTGCTGGCCTGGGCGCTCGCGGTCTACGTGGTGGCGGGGCTGCTCGGCGTCGCCCAGTTCCGGCTGACCACGACGGTCGTGCAGCGGGCCGCGTACCGGCTGCGCGAGCGGATCGAGGCCAAGCTGTCCCGGCTGCCGCTCAGCTACTTCGACGGCCAGCCGCGCGGCGAGGTGCTCAGCCGCGCCACCAACGACACCGACAACATCGCCCAGTCGCTCCAGCAGACGATGAGCCAGCTCGTCTCGTCGGTGCTGACCGTGATCGCGGTGCTCGCGATGATGTTCTGGATCTCGCCGGTGCTGGCGCTCATCGCGCTGGTCACGGTGCCGGTCACGGTCTGGGTCACCGCGGTGATCGGCAAGCGGTCGCAGCCGCAGTTCGTCAGGCAGTGGTCCTCCACCGGCAAGCTCAACGGCCACATCGAGGAGATGTACGGCGGGCACACGCTGGTCAGCGTGTTCGGCCGGCAGCACGAGGCCGCCGAGACCTTCGACCGGCACAACGACGCCCTCTACGACTCCAGCTTCCGCGCCCAGTTCATCTCCGGCGTCATCCAGCCGGCGATGATGTTCATCGGCAACCTCAACTACCTGCTGGTCGCCGTGGTCGGCGGGCTCAAGGTCGCCTCGGGCTCGATCTCGCTGGGCGACGTGCAGGCGTTCATCCAGTACTCGCGCCAGTTCAGCCAGCCGCTCATGCAGGTGGCCGGCATGGCGGCTCTGGTGCAGTCGGGCGTCGCCTCGGCCGAGCGCGTCTTCGAGCTGCTGGAGGCCGGCGAGCAGTCGCCGGAGCCCGCCGAGCCGGCCCGGCCCGAGCGGGTCAGGGGCCGGGTGGCGTTCGAGGACGTGTCCTTCCGCTACGAGCCCGACCGGCCGCTGATCGAGAACCTGTCGCTCACCGTCGAGCCCGGCCAGACGGTCGCCATCGTGGGCCCCACGGGAGCGGGCAAGACCACGCTGGTCAACCTCGTCATGCGCTTCTACGAGGTGACCGGCGGGCGCATCACGCTCGACGGCGTCGACATCGCCACGATGTCCCGCGAGGAGCTGCGCGCCAACATCGGCATGGTGCTCCAGGACACCTGGCTGTTCGGCGGCACGATCGCCGAGAACATCGGCTACGGCGCC is part of the Nonomuraea coxensis DSM 45129 genome and encodes:
- a CDS encoding ABC transporter ATP-binding protein — its product is MTAAQAPARRPQPGFGPGRMMGAPPEKPSDFRGTLRNLMRLLRPERRLLTVVLALGTASVALTVAGPKILGQATDLIFSGIIGAQLPAGVTKEQAVAGLRARGQDTFADMVAAMHVVPGQGIDFDALAYVLAWALAVYVVAGLLGVAQFRLTTTVVQRAAYRLRERIEAKLSRLPLSYFDGQPRGEVLSRATNDTDNIAQSLQQTMSQLVSSVLTVIAVLAMMFWISPVLALIALVTVPVTVWVTAVIGKRSQPQFVRQWSSTGKLNGHIEEMYGGHTLVSVFGRQHEAAETFDRHNDALYDSSFRAQFISGVIQPAMMFIGNLNYLLVAVVGGLKVASGSISLGDVQAFIQYSRQFSQPLMQVAGMAALVQSGVASAERVFELLEAGEQSPEPAEPARPERVRGRVAFEDVSFRYEPDRPLIENLSLTVEPGQTVAIVGPTGAGKTTLVNLVMRFYEVTGGRITLDGVDIATMSREELRANIGMVLQDTWLFGGTIAENIGYGAEKASRERVEAAAQAAHVDRVALTLPDGYDTVLEEEGGTVSAGEKQLITIARAFLSDPAILILDEATSSVDTRTEVLIQRAMSTLREGRTSFVIAHRLSTIRDASLILVMENGCIVEQGTHESLLAAGGAYARLYSAQFTAAVAEVD